Proteins encoded by one window of Serratia nevei:
- a CDS encoding glycosyltransferase family 39 protein, whose protein sequence is MSLQQVSNVSLSNNGLKGISYKHYALAIVAFSAIVRFISLTDRYFWCDEASSVLTSRYDVGALLYHASFDVHPPLYYLLLHAWMVLFGDGIMAARSLSLVFGVATVALAMRFTRWLASERAALIAGWLMAIMPMAVRYSQEARMYALMGMLAIAAAMVLAKWLKTPDNRRYLALYALLMTLSFYTHYFTIFTLIAHWLVVLALSCRREGVRYIKQPAWWLANVAIGGAYIPWLLVLFNLLAHIAELRVGGDVGWIPQVSWGDLPAMYWRFLTGHDGSNYPTAILWLLPAMFIALCALLLKRRVMPRTFSLLLLGGILIPVTLVFAISWRTPLFVDRYLYSAALGIPLVLGVLIAGTKSRVRGISLLLFFSLLFGCGVRNDYPVEKDEFKVMVHYINSHYQPNDAVVVSNMFNYLSYVYYNKKGYRALLYTPARPNGISGKPNAYGFGTFFHDRAAQTYVDKLSVLSKGHRRVWLVSGGDFNQDFGRSPPGWVNTGTFKSGGFESRLFVVRDLR, encoded by the coding sequence ATGTCACTGCAACAGGTTTCGAATGTCTCTTTGAGCAACAACGGCTTAAAGGGCATCAGTTACAAACATTACGCGTTGGCGATCGTGGCGTTTTCGGCGATCGTGCGGTTTATTTCCTTAACGGATCGGTACTTTTGGTGTGATGAAGCCTCCAGCGTGCTGACCAGCCGCTATGATGTGGGCGCTTTGCTGTACCACGCTTCCTTCGACGTTCACCCGCCGCTTTATTATCTGTTGCTGCATGCCTGGATGGTACTGTTTGGCGACGGCATCATGGCCGCCCGTTCGCTGAGCCTGGTGTTCGGCGTGGCGACGGTAGCGCTGGCGATGCGCTTTACCCGTTGGTTGGCCAGCGAGCGGGCGGCGCTGATAGCGGGATGGCTGATGGCAATCATGCCGATGGCGGTGCGTTACAGCCAGGAGGCGCGCATGTACGCGCTGATGGGGATGCTGGCGATCGCCGCCGCCATGGTGCTGGCTAAGTGGCTGAAAACGCCGGATAACCGCCGCTATCTGGCGCTGTATGCGTTGTTGATGACGCTGAGCTTTTATACCCATTACTTCACCATTTTCACGCTGATCGCCCACTGGCTGGTGGTGTTGGCGCTGTCATGCCGCCGAGAAGGCGTACGTTACATCAAGCAGCCGGCGTGGTGGCTGGCCAATGTGGCGATTGGGGGGGCCTACATTCCCTGGCTGCTGGTGCTGTTCAATCTGCTGGCGCATATCGCCGAACTGCGGGTCGGCGGCGACGTCGGTTGGATCCCTCAGGTTTCCTGGGGCGATCTGCCGGCAATGTATTGGCGTTTTCTCACCGGCCATGACGGCAGCAACTATCCCACGGCGATTCTCTGGCTGCTGCCGGCGATGTTTATCGCGTTGTGCGCGCTGCTGCTGAAACGGCGCGTGATGCCAAGGACATTCTCGCTGTTGCTGCTTGGTGGCATTCTGATCCCGGTGACGCTGGTATTCGCCATTTCCTGGCGCACGCCGCTGTTTGTCGATCGCTACCTCTATTCCGCCGCGCTCGGCATTCCGCTGGTGTTGGGCGTGCTGATCGCCGGAACGAAAAGCCGGGTGCGCGGGATCTCTTTGCTGTTGTTTTTCAGCTTGCTGTTCGGCTGCGGCGTGCGTAACGACTACCCGGTCGAGAAAGATGAGTTCAAGGTGATGGTGCACTATATCAACAGCCACTATCAGCCTAACGATGCGGTAGTGGTCAGCAACATGTTCAACTACCTGAGCTATGTGTATTACAACAAGAAGGGCTATCGCGCCCTGCTGTATACCCCGGCCAGGCCCAACGGCATTTCGGGCAAGCCCAATGCCTATGGCTTCGGCACCTTTTTCCACGATCGGGCGGCGCAGACCTATGTCGATAAGCTCAGCGTTTTATCGAAAGGCCATCGCCGGGTCTGGCTGGTGAGCGGCGGGGATTTCAATCAGGACTTCGGCCGTTCGCCGCCGGGGTGGGTCAATACCGGCACCTTCAAGAGCGGCGGCTTCGAATCGCGTCTGTTCGTGGTGCGCGACCTCAGATAG
- the cysE gene encoding serine O-acetyltransferase: MRLMNYAIFPNLTFSDPFWVQLRQEAKALAEREGVMSKLLQQGVLQHATFNEALANRLALKLANDDIDATSLRNVVEQTLQRAPDIVDAALADMRAVYERDPACHSTIQIFFFFKGFIALQAYRVSHALYQHQHREMAYHIQSRVSELFCIDIHPAAKLGKGIMLDHAHAIVIGETATVGDNVSLLHSVTLGGTGKAGGDRHPKVGNGAVIGAGAKILGNVRIGDSCCVAAGAVVLKDIPPSATAVGIPARIVGL, encoded by the coding sequence ATGCGATTGATGAACTATGCCATTTTTCCGAACCTGACGTTCTCTGACCCCTTCTGGGTACAGCTCCGGCAAGAGGCAAAAGCCTTGGCCGAAAGAGAAGGGGTGATGAGCAAACTCCTGCAGCAAGGAGTATTGCAGCATGCCACCTTCAACGAGGCGCTCGCAAACCGCCTGGCCTTGAAACTGGCCAATGACGATATCGATGCAACGAGCCTGAGAAACGTTGTTGAACAAACGCTGCAACGCGCGCCCGACATTGTCGACGCCGCATTGGCGGATATGCGCGCGGTTTACGAACGCGATCCCGCCTGCCACAGTACGATACAGATATTTTTTTTCTTCAAGGGATTCATCGCATTGCAAGCCTATCGTGTCTCACATGCGCTGTATCAGCACCAGCACCGTGAAATGGCCTATCACATCCAAAGCCGGGTATCAGAACTCTTCTGTATCGATATCCATCCGGCCGCCAAGCTGGGCAAAGGCATCATGCTCGACCATGCTCACGCGATTGTCATCGGTGAAACGGCGACGGTGGGCGACAACGTCTCCCTGCTGCATTCGGTGACGCTGGGAGGAACAGGAAAAGCCGGCGGCGATCGCCATCCCAAGGTGGGTAATGGCGCCGTTATCGGCGCCGGAGCCAAAATATTGGGTAATGTGCGGATCGGCGACAGTTGCTGTGTTGCCGCCGGCGCCGTTGTGCTCAAGGACATTCCGCCATCGGCCACGGCAGTGGGCATTCCCGCCCGGATTGTCGGCCTCTAA
- a CDS encoding gamma-glutamylcyclotransferase family protein: MQSLFVYGTLGPGRPNAHIMEAIGGSWEEGSVGGSLLNEGWGAEMGYPGIVLDNSGNRVKGFLFRSANLVNHWPTLDAFEGEGYERVAVSVTTAGGETVDSFIYMLKK, encoded by the coding sequence ATGCAAAGCTTATTCGTATACGGCACCCTGGGGCCGGGCAGACCCAACGCGCACATCATGGAAGCCATCGGCGGCAGCTGGGAAGAAGGCAGCGTTGGCGGATCGCTGCTTAACGAAGGCTGGGGCGCCGAGATGGGCTACCCAGGCATCGTGTTGGATAACAGCGGCAATCGGGTGAAAGGTTTTCTGTTCCGTTCAGCGAATCTCGTCAACCACTGGCCGACTCTCGATGCGTTCGAAGGCGAGGGGTATGAACGGGTAGCGGTCAGCGTCACCACCGCCGGCGGCGAAACCGTCGATTCGTTTATCTACATGTTGAAGAAATGA